From Rhodopseudomonas palustris:
ATGCAGTTCGGGAGGCATCGTGGGGGAGTTCGTGACGATCGAGCGGGGGCTCGGGCCGGAGGGCCGCGTCGCCGTGGTGCGGTTCGACCGCGGCGACGGCATCAACGCGCTGTCGCCGGACGCGATGCGGCAATTGACCGACGCCGCGCGCAGCTTCGAGGACGACGGCGCCACATCTGTCGTGGTGCTGGCCGGCAGCGCCCGGGCGTTCAGCGCCGGCTTCGATCTCAAGGACCCGGAGGGACGCAGCCGCGCCGGAATGGATCTCGGCGAGCTGCGCCGGCATCTCAAGCTCGGCCCGCGGCTGACGCGCGCCTGGCAGGAGATGGAGCAGATCACCTTTGCGGCGATCGAGGGCTTCTGCATCGGCGGCGGCGCGGCGCTGGCGGTGGCGCTGGATTTCCGGGTGATGGCGCGCGACGCGCATATCCGCGTGCCGGAGATCGGCCTCGGCATGAACATGAGCTGGCAGAGCGTACCGCGGATGCTGCATTTGATCGGCCCGGCGCGGACCAAGCAGGCGGTGATCCTCGCCGACGACAAGATCAGCGCGAACGAGGCCTATGAATGGCGGTTGGTCGAGCATCTGGCCGAGCCGGGGCAGGCGTTCGCCGCCGCGATGGCGCTGGCCGACAAGGTCGCGGCGCAGCCGCCGCTGTCGGTGGCGATGACCAAGCTTACCGTCAACCGGCTGGCGCACGCGCTGGACGACCTCGCCAGCCACATGGACCTCGACCAGTTCGCGCTCGCGGGCTTCAGCGAGGACCACAAGGAAGGCGTCGACGCCTTCCTGCAGCGCCGCAAGCCGCGGTTTCACGGAAAGTGAGCAGCGGCACCGCGGGTTTCGCGCTAGGATAGATCAAATCAATCTGGGAGGTTTCGATGATCACCACCATCGTGCAGTTCGCGCTGTCGGAGCCGATTAGCCTGGAGGAAGCGGCGCGGCGGTTTCGCAGCAGCGCGCCGAAATATCAGAAGATGCCGGGGCTGATCCGCAAATACTACATCCGCTCCGAGGACGGCAGCACCGCCGGCGGCGTGTATCTCTGGGAGTCGCGCGAAGCCGCCGAAAAGGTCTATGCCGGCGAATGGCGGACGCGCGTGGCGCAGCTTTACGGCGCGGAGCCGGTGATCTCGTGGTTCGACAGCCCGGTGATCGTCGACAACGCGCTGGGCGGCACGGTCACCGCCGCGGCGTGAGCATGTTGTCGCGCGCGACGCCCCCTCAGCGCCACATCCCGCGCATCCGCGCGCCGATGTCGATCGGCGGCGCCTGTCGGGTCGGATAGCCGGGCGAGGCCGTGACCTTCGGCCAACTCGTGCGCTCGAACAGGTTCAGAAGCCTGTCCGGAATGAAGCGGCTGCGCGCGGCGTAGACGTGGCGGTCGCCCATCGCGTTCTGGCCGTGGGTGAAGAAGCGCTGCGGCACCACGAGATGCAGATCGTCCTTGGCGCGTGTCATCGCCACGTAGAGCAGGCGGCGCTCCTCCTCGATCTCGGCCGAGGTGCCGGTGCCGAGATCGGACGGCATGCAGCCGTCGACGACGTTGAGCACGAACACCGATTTCCATTCCTGGCCTTTCGCCGAATGGATCGTCGACAGGATCAGATAGTCTTCGTCGAGTAGCGGCACGCCGGCCTGATCGGACGTCGCATCCGGCGGGTCGAGCGTCAGCTCGGTGAGGAAGCGCTCGCGCGACGGATAGCCGGATGCGATCTGCGCCAATTGCACCAGGTCGGCGCGCCGCGTCACCGCGTCGTCGTGGATGCGGTCGAGATGCGGTTCGTACCACAGCCGCGCGCGCTCGATCTCGGCCGGCCAGCCGACCCGGCCGTCACGCAGGTCACCGATCGCATCGACGAAATCGCGCCAGTCGGCGCCTGCGCGCGGCGGCGAGGGGACGTGGGCGAGGGCTTCGAGCGGATCGGCGTCGCCACCGATCGCGTCCAGCGCCTTCTGCGCCGAGGCCGGGCCGATGCCCTGCATCAGCAGCATCACCCGGAAACCGGCGACGCGGTCGCGCGGGTTCTGCACGAAGCGCAACAGCGCCAGCATGTCCTTGACGTGGGCGGCGTCGAGGAATTTCAGCCCGCCGAATTTGACGAAGGGAATGTTGCGGCGGGTCAGCTCGAGCTCGAGCGGCGCCGAATGCGATGAGGTCCGGAACAGCACCGACTGCTGCTTCAGCGTGGTGCCGCTCTCGCGATGCTCGAGCACGCGCTCGGTGATGTAGCGCGCCTGATCGGCCTCGTCGCGGACGGCGACGAGCTGCGGCCGCAATCCGATGGCGCGGTCGGTCCAGAGGTTCTTGGTGAAGCGCTCCGCGGCGAGGTCGATCACGCCGTTGGCCGCGCCGAGGATGGCCTGCGTCGAGCGATAGTTGCGGTCGAGCGTGACGATGCGGGCAGGTGGGCTGAACGCCTTCGGGAAATCGAGAATGTTGCGCACCGTCGCGGCACGGAAGGAATAGATCGATTGCGCGTCGTCGCCGACCACGGTCAGGCCGCGGCCGTCGGGCTTCAGCCCGAGCAGCACCTGCGCCTGCAGCGCATTGGTGTCCTGATATTCGTCGACCAGCACGTGATCGAACCGCGAGCCGATCTCGTCGGCGAGCGACGGTTCGGTCATGGTCTGCGCCCAGTACAGCAGCAGGTCGTCGTAATCGAGCACGTTGTGGCGCTGCTTGGCGTCGACATAGCCGGCGAACAGCTGCTTCAGCTCGGCGGCCCAGCCGGCGCACCACGGATAGTTGACGCCGAGCACGACATCGAGCGCCAGCCCGGCATTGACGCAGCGCGAGTAGATCGACAGGCAAGTCGCCTTGGCGGGAAACCTGCTTTCGGTCCTGGAGAAGCCGAGGTCGTGGCGGACCAGGTTCATCAGGTCGGCGGAATCCTCGCGGTCGTGGATCGTGAACGCAGGATCGAGCCCGATCCGCTCGGCGTATTCACGCAGCAGCCGCGCGCCGATGCCGTGAAACGTGCCGGCCCAGTTCAGCGCACCGCCACGCGCGGCGCCATCGCCCATCACGCGGCGGGCGATGCGCTCGACCCGGCGGGTCATCTCGGCGGCGGCGCGGCGCGAGAACGTCATCAGCAGGATGCGATGCGGGTCGGCGCCGTTGACGACGAGATGCGCAACGCGATGCGCCAGCGTGTTGGTCTTGCCGCTGCCGGCGCCGGCGATCACCAAGAGCGGCGGGCAGGGACCCTCGCCCACACCGTGCTCGACGGCGCAACGCTGCTCCGGATTGAGGCCGTCGAGATAGGTGGCGGGCAGAGACACGAATCAGCGCCTGTCGGGATGAGGACCGACGGTCCCTGATTCCTGCTTTGTTCGCAACGCCGATCGCGACCCGGCACCGCTGTTTGCCGCATCATCCACGGAACTTGCCGCGCGTATCGAAAATGTCGCGCACGTGCGGCTATGCTGGCGCGTGCGTTCGGCTATCCTCGATAGCGGCGGTCGCGGATGAGCCGCGCCGGCCAGGCAACGCAGTTGGCGCTTCGCGCCGGTCGAACACGCATGGGGGTACGCTTGATGGCAAGACGATCCATTCTCGTTGGGACCGCAATTCTGGTCATGAGTTCGGGCACGGCGATGGCGCTCGAACTCGACACGCTGTCGATCACCAGCGGCCAATTGGTGATCACCGGCAAGACCAGTAAACCCAATCAGGAGGTCGAAGTCGTCGCGACCGGTGACAAGGTCAAGAGTTCGTCCTCGCGGCGCTTCCGGTTCACGCTGTCGTATCTGCCGGAGACCTGCAAGCTCGACCTGAAATCCGGCAACGAGACATTGAAGGACCGGCTGGTCGCCAATTGCGGCCTGCGTGGTCCCAAGGGCGAGCCTGGCGCCGCCGGCGCCGTGGGCCCGGCCGGTCCTGCGGGGGCCGCTGGCCCAGCGGGTCCGGCAGGCCCGGCAGGCCCCAAGGGCGACGCGGGTGCTGCTGGTCCGGCGGGGCCCGCCGGTCCGACCGGCCCAGCAGGTTCCGCGGGTCCGGCCGGACCGGCCGGCGCCAAGGGCGAGCAGGGCGAGGCCGCCCCGAAGAACTGAGACGCGATCGATGCGTGCCGCGATCTCCCGGCGCGCATCGCCGCCACGGCTGTGCCTGGTTCGCAGCGAAGAGATCGTCGCTCCTCATGAGCGACGATCTGCGGCTATATCTCGGCCTTCCTCGCGGCGAAGATGCAGAGCAGCGACACCAGAGCGGCCGCGAGCTGGTAGTAGCCGACATGGCTCAGGCCGTAATTGGCCTGCAGCCAGGTCGCGATATAGGGCGCCAGCGACGCGCCGAATATGCCCGCCATGTTGAAGGTGATCGACGACCCGGTGTAGCGCACCCGGGTCGGGAACGGCGCCGCCAGCGCTGCGCCGATCACGCCGTAGTTCAGGCCGAACAGCAGCATGCCGACGGTGGTGAACGCGTAGATGCCGACCAGACCAGCGGACAGCAGCGGCGCCAGCGCGAACGAGAACAGGCCGAGGATGATCGTGCTGCCGAGGAGCAGGGCACGGCGTCCGAAACGGTCGCCGAGCTTGCCGGCGGCGATCGTCGAGAGGCCGAACAGCACCGAGCCGTAGACCTGCACCAGCAGCGCGTCGCGGAACGACACCCCGGCGACCTTGACGTTGTAGGACAACAGATATGCCGTGCAGATGTAGAACGCCACGAAGGTGATCAGCGCCATGAAGGTGCTGATCACCATGCTGCGCTTGTGATGGCGGAAGACTTCCACCACCGGCACCGAGACACGCTCGGACTTGTCGATCGCTTGCTGGAATTCCGGCGTCTCGGTGATCGACAGCCGCACCCACAGGCCGATCGCGATCAGCGCGATCGAGGCGATGAAGGGGATGCGCCAGCCCCAGCTCAGCAGCGCGTCCTGCGACATGAAATGCAGCAGCAGCCAGAACACGCCGGAGGCCAGAAACAACCCGACCGGGGCGCCGAGCTGCGGAAACATGCCGTACCAGCTACGCTTGCCGACGGGCGCGTTTTCGGTGGCGAGCAGCACGGCGCCACCCCATTCGCCGCCGAGGCCGAAGCCCTGGCCGAACCGGCACAGCGCCAGCATCAGCGGCGCCAGCACGCCGATCTGGTGGTAGCTCGGCAACAGGCCGATCACCACCGTCGAAATCCCCATGGTCAGCAGGGCCGCGACCAGCGTGGTCTTGCGGCCGACCTTGTCGCCGAAATGGCCGAAGATGACGGCGCCGAGCGGACGGGCGAAGAACGCGATCGAGAACGTCGCGAACGACGCCAGCAGCGCCGTCGTCGGATCGCTGTTGGGAAAGAATAGCGTCGGAAACACCAGCACCGCGGCGGTGGCATAGACGTAGAAGTCGAAGAACTCGACCGTGGTGCCGATCAGGCTCGCCAGCAACACCTGCGCGGGCGAATTCAACGGTCTGCCGCGTCCGGCAGCGGTTGCCGGGGGCACGAAATTTGTGGCGTCCATGAGTGCTGATCCGTCAGATGCGGTTTCGGCCCGCATCCGCGTGCGCTAACCAGGAGAGGCAGCGACTTACCGCAATATTCCGCACCGGCCAACCGCATCGCCGCCATGCCGCCCATGTCCCACGAGCGTGCCGACCGGCCGCGCCGTTCAGCGAAGCAGGCGGAGAGCGGGGGCGAGTTCAGGGAAGTGGAGCTTACCCCATAAAGACGACGTCCAAGTGGAGATTCTCCAATGATTTCTAGGAGATTTCACCCCATAAGGTTCGCGCGATTCCCCCCATAACGACGTCGTATTGTCGGAATTCGACGCTACCCTCAGCTACCGGGGGCGACCTGGGATACTTGAACCAAGAGGATTCTTGCCGGACGCCTTCAAACGACGGGTCAAGCCGGGCGATACGGCATTCCTTAGCTGTGACCAGGATGATCCACGGACGGCGATATCTGCAAGGAAGGATCGGATTTCTCAACTCCTCTTTCGACGATCTGCATGACTCCGGCCTCGCCATACCTCCCACGGTTTCCTCCCTTGGAGGTTTGCGTAATCCGGCCCCGAAGTGCGCGCCGCGCCACCATCATGGGGTCAGCATCCACAAACCTTCACAAGAGAGCCTTCATTCACGCGTGGCTTGGGAGGCCTTTGGTACCCCGTAAGCCGCTAGAAATACGTCGACCGCGCGCGTAACAGTATGCTCGACTTCTTCGGGAGAAATGTCGTCGTCGAGTTGCAGCGCTCTTCTATACGTTGTCTCGGATTCGAAGAGCGCCATGAGGTGGTGGGCTGCCGCGGCAGGGTCGGCTGCGGAAAGGTGCCCAGCCTTGGTTGCGGCCTCGATATAGGCGGCGAAGACCTTCAGGCCTTTTCCAGGGCCGGCATCATAGAAGATGCGTCCCAAATTTCCGATTCGACCATGCGCAACTGCAAGGCGATATGCTGTGATCGCATCTTCATTGCTGACTCGTCTGATTAGCTGTCTCCCCACATTGAGAAGCACGTCACGCGGATCATCGGCTGCACGATTGGGCATGGTCTCGATCATGTCCAAGATCTGCTTGCTCACGACCCCTAGACTGACGTGAACGAATAGCTCCTCCTTGGAGGGGAAATAGCCGTAAAGCGTCGCCTTGGAGCCGCCAAGCCGCTTGGCTATTTCAGACATCGAGGTGCCGTCGAGGCCACGCTCCTTGAACACCTCGGCGGCCGTTTCGAGGATCGCCTCTCGTTTCGCTTCAGTTCGAACCCTGGCCATAGGCCCCTCCACCAATCCGGTCGGTGCAACGAACAAAGTGACCCCGACCAAATTACGATACCGTACGTACGGATATATTGACAACTCGCCCTACTCGTTAAAAATAACTGTACGTACGGATCGGTTAGGAGCGAGTTATGGAAGACAAACGGTATACAGTTACGGCAGTCTATCTTCACTGGGGCGTGGCCGCGATCATGGTCGCGATGGTTTGGCTGGGCGTGTACATGGCGAATCTGCCGCCGACACCCGAGAAATTCATCCTGTACGACGCCCACAAATCGATCGGCGTGATCGCCTTTCTGTTGGTCGTCTTCCGCCTTTTTTGGCGATTGAACCATCCGGCCCCAGTGTTGCCCGAGGCGTACTCGCCTTTGCTGCGTCGGGCCAGTCACGTCCTGCACCTGCTGATCTACGTCCTGATGATCGGTGTTCCCGTGAGCGGTTGGATCATGAGCGCGGCCCATGGACATCCTGCGACGCTCTTCGGTTTGGTGCTTCCTGTTCCGATCGAGAAGAATCAGCTGATCGCGGAATCAGTGACCGGAATCCACTTCGCTCTGAGCCTCGCGCTGGCAGTTCTTGTCATCGGGCACACGCTGATCGCGCTCAAGCATCATTTTATCGACAAGGATGGACTGCTTGGCCGCATGGGGATCGGCCGGATGTGACAACCCGCGCAGCCGGCCGCGGACATCGTCATCCGCAGTCGGCTGATGCGTTGGCAGGGCACAGCAGCTCCACGTATTTCCCGCGTTCGATATCGACCAGAAAGACATGGCGATGGCCAAAGCATCATTCTTCGCACCGAGCTGTGTTCTCGTCGCCGCGCTTCTGCTGAGCGCATGTGACTCCGCTAGTTCGAAGGGCGACGGATCGAACAACGATCCCAGCGTCGCGCGACCCGTAATGGTCGCGCCTGTTCGCTTCGATGAGAGGGCCAGGAAACGAACGTTCGCAGCAACGATCAGGCCGAGCATCGAGAGCGATCTCGGGTTTCGGGTGAGCGGCAAGGTCGCCCAGCGACTGGTGCGCAATGGTGACCGCGTCCACAAGGGACAGGCCCTTCTGACACTCGACGCAAACGATTTGCGGCTTCAGCTCGATCAGGCCGAGGCTGAAGTCAAGGCAGCCAAGACCAATCTGACGCAGGCCGAAGCGGACGAGCGGCGTGCGACCGAACTCCAGAGAAAGGGTTGGGCGGCCAACGCGACCGTGGAGAAGGGGCATGCGGTGGCGGAGGAAGCCAGAAGCCGCTTGATACGGGCGCAGCGATCTTTAGAACTCGCACTTAACGCGAGGGACTACGCCACGCTCGAAGCCGACGCTGACGGCGTGATTACGGCAACCCTGGTGGAGCCGGGGCAGGTGATCACCTCTGGTCAGGCGGCCGTCCGCCTCGCGCGATTGCCGGAGATGGAGGCGCAAGTTGCGCTTCCGGAGACCTACGTCGAGCAGGTCCGGAACGCCACGGCCACGTTATCGCTATGGTCTCTTCCCAACAGGACATTCGAGGTTCGGCTAAAAGAGCTGTCTCTTGCGGCCGATCCGACGACGCGCACCTACGCGGCCCGCTTCAGCATACCCGATGCAGGAGAAGCACTCAGGCTCGGTATGAGTGCGACGCTGACGCTGCGTGAGATGTCGGCGGGGCATAGTGCCCGCTTGCCATTGACGGCGCTGTTTGACCATGGAAGCGGCCCGTCGGTATGGGTCGTTGACGGCGAGGGGAGACTGACTGGCCGGAGGGTCGAGATCGATCGTTACGATGATCGTGCCGTCTTGATTTCTTCCGGGGTCGCCGAGGGCGAGAGGGTGGTCGCGCTTGGAGTCGAAAAGCTCGACCCTGGCTTGACCGTCCGTGCTATCTCGACGTTGACGTATTGATCGGGGAGGGAGCGATGCATCGTTTCAATCTCTCCGCCTGGGCGGTCGCCCATCCAGTACTAATGCTATTCCTGATCATTATGATTGGTGTCGCGGGGACGCTCTCGTACCGGAGCCTGGGACGAGCCGAAGATCCGTCGTTCACGATCAAGACCGCGATCGTGACGGCGACCTGGCCTGGAGCCACCGCAGAGGAGATGCAATTCCAGGTCGCCGACCGCATCGAGAAGAAGCTCCAGGAATTGCCCTGGTTCGACAAGGTCATCACCTATTCGAAGCCGGGCTTCGTCGCGGCGCAGCTCGATTTTACGGACAACGCGCCGCCCTCGCTGGTGTCACTGCTGTTCCTGCAATTGCGCAAAAAGATGAGGGATCTTGAGCCTGACCTGCCCGCGGGGGTGAACGGACCTGAAGTGAACGACGAATATGGCGACGTCGACTCCGTACTCTACACCCTACGATCGGAGAGCGCCGACTACGCCACGCTCAAGCGTATCGCCGAAGCGACACGACGGCAGTTGTTGAAGGTGCCGAACGTTTCCAAGGTGACGATTTACGGTACGCAGGAAGAACGCATCTTCGTCGACTTCGACCACGTCAAGCTGGTCAACCTCGGGATCACGCCGCAGACGATTTTCGCCAGTCTCGCCAAGCAGAATGCGCTCAATCCGGCGGGGATCGTGCAGACCAGGTCGACACGCATCCCGCTGCGGGTGAGCGGTGCTCTCGATGGTGTAAGAGCGGTGGAGGAAACTCCGATCGCGTCGACCAATGGCACCGTGCTCCGATTGGGCGATATCGCGTCGGTCAGTCGGGGATTCGTCGATCCGCCGGAATTCCTCTTGCGCCAACGCGGGGTGCCGGCCTTGGCCCTCGGCGTGGTCATGCAAAGGGGCGGCAACATCCTGAATCTCGGTCAGGACATCGACGCCGTGATGTCCGGCGTTCAACGCGACACGCCGACCGGCCTTGTCTTCGAGCGCGTTGCCAACCAGCCTGCCGTTGTTCAGGAGGCCGTCGCCGACTTCATGCGCTCATTTCTGGAGGCGCTCGGCATCGTCCTCCTGGTGAGCTTCGTATCGCTGGGGTGGCGGACCGGTATCGTGGTCGCGGCGTCGGTTCCCTTGGTCTTGGGGATCGTCTTCACGATCATGCTGGCGATGGGGATCGACCTCCATCGGATTTCGCTCGGCGCGCTCATTATCGCCCTCGGCCTCCTCGTTGACGACGCCATCATCGCTGTCGAGATGATGGTGGTGAAAATGGAACAAGGATTCGACCGGGTCAAAGCAGCCTCTTTTGCGTGGGAATCAACGGCCTTTCCGATGTTGACGGGCACGCTGGTTACAGCGGCGGGCTTTCTGCCCGTGGGCTTCGCCGCAGGCGGTACCGCGGAATACACCGGCAGCATATTCTGGGTCGTCTGCATCGCCTTGCTGGCGTCATGGATGGTCGCGGTGACCTTCACGCCGTATCTCGGGTGCAAGCTGCTGCCGGAAGTGCAGGGGCACGCCGGCAGTCATGGCTCGGTCTACGATACGGCGATCTATCGTCGACTGCGGGCAGTCATCTCATGGTGCGTCCGGCGCCGCGGACTCGTGGTCAGTGTAACTGTCGCGCTGTTCGTGGTTTCCATCTTCGCTTTCGGGGCCGTGCAGAAGCAGTTTTTCCCGAGCTCAGAACGTACAGAGTTGTTCGTGCAGCTGCGGCTTCCACAAGGCGGCTCGATGGCGGCGACGCTCGATATCGCCAAGCAGGTTGAAGCCCTGATTGCCGACGACAATGATGTCGCGACGTCGACGACCTATGTGGGGCAGGGAACAGCGCGATTCCTGCTGGATATCAGTCCGGAGCTCCCCAACGAAGCTTTTGCCGAATTGGTTGTGGTCGGAAAAGATCCCGCTGCCCGGGACAGGATCAAGGCCAAGCTCGAACGCGCCGTATCGGACGGCGCTTTCGCTCAAGCCCGCGTTCGCGTCAACCACCTCGACTTCGGTCCGCCGATCGGCTTTCCGGTCCAGTTCCGGGTTATCGGCGAAGATCCGAACACGGTACGCTCGATCGCCTATCAGGTCCGCGATGTCATGCGCACGAACGCGGATGTAGTCGAACCGCAGCTCGATTGGAACGAGCGCATGCCCTCGATCAAGCTCGTGATGGATCAGGACCGCGCGCGCGCGCTTGGCCTCGACCCGCAAGCCGTCTCGCAGACGCTGCAGATGCTGGTCACCGGCTACACGGTGACCAGCATCCGTGACCGGACAGAAAAGGTCTTGGTGGTGGCCCGGGCAACCGCGACCCAGCGCGGCGATGTCGGGGCCATCGACGATCTGACGGTGGTGTCGATCAACGGAGTCCCGGTGCCGCTGTCCCAGGTTGCGCGCATAGAGCAGCAGACCGAGGAGGCGATCCAGCGGCGACGAAATCGCGAAATGGCGATCACTGTCAGAACCGACGTTCGCCACGGCGCGCAGGCTCCTGACGTGTCGGCGGCGGTGTGGTTCGGACTGGCCGATCTGCGGAGCCGTCTGCCGGCTGGATACAGGATCGAAATGGGGGGAGCGATTGAGGAGTCAGCGAAGGCCAATCGATCCCTCGCCGCGGTGATGCCGATCATGCTCGCCGTCATGTTGACCGTGCTGATGATCCAGCTTCAGAGCTTCTCCCGGCTGGCGATCGTCCTGTCCACGGCCCCTCTCGGCCTCATCGGAGCGTGCCTTGGACTGCTCCTCACTGGGAAGCCTTTCGGCTTCGTGGCGCTCCTTGGGCTCATTGCACTCGCCGGGATGATCATTCGCAATTCGGTGATCCTGGTGGACCAGATCGAACAGGACGTTGCGGCGGGACATCCGCGCGGCGTGGCGATCATTGACGCTACCGTACGGCGTGCGCGTCCTGTCGTTCTGACCGCCATGGCGGCGATCCTTGCGATGATCCCCTTGTCGCGATCGAGCTTCTGGGGACCGATGGCCGTGACCATCATGGGCGGCCTTTTGGTTGCAACCGCACTCACGCTTCTGTTCCTGCCAGCGCTGTATGCGCTGTGGTTTCGACGAACACTCAGCGCCTCGGACGACGCCTCACAAAATGCCTGGCACCCACGAGATCTCGTCACGGTCTTCGCCGCGCGGCTGCAAAAGATGGCGAACTTCCGGACCGAAACGCAAGGGTGGGGCGGACACCAGCGCAAAAGAAGATGAACCATCGACTAGGACAATCGAATGCGATGACGCAGCCCGCGGCCGAGATGGGTAGCAAAATTGAAGATCGGCTTGACGGCAGCTTGATCTGACCGAGCGAACCGGCAGTCGCGCCCTTGGATCGATCCTGCCAAACGACGCCGGAGCCGGGCTTCCGGCAGGAAGTGGTCAATCACAGCCTGACTCGGGCACCGCTGCGGCTTGCGAGACATCTGTCCCAGGTAGGATGGCTGCAGGCACTCCGCCGCCGCCGAAGCTTAGAAATGCAAGTCTATGGGGTGTCCGACATCTGTTGCTCCCCACATAACAGCCGCCCAGAAAATGCAAATTTGCCAATGGATTCAGTATAGGTCGCATCCCATAAGAAAACGCGGCACAC
This genomic window contains:
- a CDS encoding efflux RND transporter permease subunit; its protein translation is MHRFNLSAWAVAHPVLMLFLIIMIGVAGTLSYRSLGRAEDPSFTIKTAIVTATWPGATAEEMQFQVADRIEKKLQELPWFDKVITYSKPGFVAAQLDFTDNAPPSLVSLLFLQLRKKMRDLEPDLPAGVNGPEVNDEYGDVDSVLYTLRSESADYATLKRIAEATRRQLLKVPNVSKVTIYGTQEERIFVDFDHVKLVNLGITPQTIFASLAKQNALNPAGIVQTRSTRIPLRVSGALDGVRAVEETPIASTNGTVLRLGDIASVSRGFVDPPEFLLRQRGVPALALGVVMQRGGNILNLGQDIDAVMSGVQRDTPTGLVFERVANQPAVVQEAVADFMRSFLEALGIVLLVSFVSLGWRTGIVVAASVPLVLGIVFTIMLAMGIDLHRISLGALIIALGLLVDDAIIAVEMMVVKMEQGFDRVKAASFAWESTAFPMLTGTLVTAAGFLPVGFAAGGTAEYTGSIFWVVCIALLASWMVAVTFTPYLGCKLLPEVQGHAGSHGSVYDTAIYRRLRAVISWCVRRRGLVVSVTVALFVVSIFAFGAVQKQFFPSSERTELFVQLRLPQGGSMAATLDIAKQVEALIADDNDVATSTTYVGQGTARFLLDISPELPNEAFAELVVVGKDPAARDRIKAKLERAVSDGAFAQARVRVNHLDFGPPIGFPVQFRVIGEDPNTVRSIAYQVRDVMRTNADVVEPQLDWNERMPSIKLVMDQDRARALGLDPQAVSQTLQMLVTGYTVTSIRDRTEKVLVVARATATQRGDVGAIDDLTVVSINGVPVPLSQVARIEQQTEEAIQRRRNREMAITVRTDVRHGAQAPDVSAAVWFGLADLRSRLPAGYRIEMGGAIEESAKANRSLAAVMPIMLAVMLTVLMIQLQSFSRLAIVLSTAPLGLIGACLGLLLTGKPFGFVALLGLIALAGMIIRNSVILVDQIEQDVAAGHPRGVAIIDATVRRARPVVLTAMAAILAMIPLSRSSFWGPMAVTIMGGLLVATALTLLFLPALYALWFRRTLSASDDASQNAWHPRDLVTVFAARLQKMANFRTETQGWGGHQRKRR